A window of Candidatus Saccharibacteria bacterium oral taxon 488 genomic DNA:
TTGGCACTCGTAAAGCCGTCGTTATTGACAATTTTCAGGTTATAGCGCGCATCATTTTTCGTCCCCAATGCCCTAAGCAGCGTCCGCAGGCTCTGTGCCGTACCGCCACGCTTGCCGATGACCCGACCGAGATCCTCTGGGTTGACCGTCAGCGTGAGCAACACTCCCTTTTCATCAATCAAACGCTCGACGACGACATCTTCTGGATGCCCAACCAGCGCCTTTACTACGTATTCTACAAATTGCTGATCTATCGTTGACATACTGCCCCTCCTTGGAATTAACTGTACTCCTAGTATAGCATAGGCGATTTGCCGAGGGCAACTATGGCAATTGGCACTTTTTTGCGCAGTGGGCGGTAATGTTCGCCTTGTGCTCAGCCTCGGTCTTCGCAAAATAAGTTACGTTGTCATCGCCGCTCAAGAAATAAAGGTAATCCTCCTGGGCTGGATCGGCCACAGCATTCAGCGCCGCGAGACCAGGCGAAGCAATTGGCCCAGGCGGCAGCCCCTTGTGAATGCGCGTGTTGTACGGTGAATTAAGCGTGTGCGAGCGAGCGACGCCAGCCTTGTCGGCGGCATAATGATACGTCACGTCTGACCCGAGCGGCATATCCTTTTTGAGACGGTTATAAAACACACTGGCAATCCGCCGCATGTCCTCACAGGTCGTTTTACCCGGACAACCGATTGACTCACGCTGAATAATTGAGGCCAGCGTCAGCCCCTGATACAGCGACAGCCCTCGAGCTGCAAATTTCTTTTCGAGATTATTCTCAGCCACCACTCGGTCTAGCTCGCTGACGGCCCGCTGCAAGGCTTGCTGGGCGGTCGCGTCTGACGGCAAAAAATACGTATCACCATAGATATAGCCTTCGAGATCGGCGGTCGCTGGCTTACTTTTTAGTACCGTACCGGTATAGGTAGCAGCAAAAGCGGCTGTAATTTGCTCATCATTGTAGCCAGCCCGCTTGAGGGCGCTGGCAACATCGGTCTTTTGGGCGGCAGGCGTCGAGGTCTTATCACGCAGCGTTGCCCCTGGATAAAACAATACCGAGCGCCGATCCGGTTTGCCACCGAGTAAATGCTTAAGCACCGACGCCACATCTTGATCTTGTGTAAAGCTGTACACGCCCTTGTTGAAGGTGCCGGTAACATTATTTAACTTGAGGTAAATTGTCATGGCAAAGGCGCTACGAATAATTTTTTTATCTTCAAGTTTCTTGGCGATAACCTGTGCCGTGTCGCCACTAGCGATCTCGACACTGATTTTTTGCCGCGCCCCGGCGCTGACCGGACGAAGCATTTGCTTGTACCAAATGACGCTACCAAGCAGCACCACGCCCACCACCGCGACAACTGCTGATACAATAATGAGCCACAACCGCCGTTTTTTAATCTTCAATTTCTTCATCCGTGCACCTCCAAATAATCTTGTAGTATAATACTCGCCGCCTCAGCGTCGATGTCACCCTTGTCTTTGATCTTGCCAGCCAGGCGCTGTTCGGCCTGAACGCTGGTTAGCGACTCATCCTGATAAGCGATCTCGGCATCAATGTCCAGCTGACCCAGCCGCCTGACAAAATCGACCACGAACTCCGTCTGCTGTGTCGGTTCTCCTGATTGATTGCGCGGATAGCCGACCACCACCAGCGAGATATCGTGCCGCAGCATAATCTCTGCCAGCTCTTCCATGACCCGCTCGTCATTAGCCACCCAGCCAAACGGTACCGCAATCCGCACCTGTGAATCGGCCATCGCCAGACCGATCCGCTTCTCGCCCACATCTAGCGCTAGAAAGTTTTTAGCTTTCATTGAGCTTGAATTCGATGCTTATTCGTTTGGTATCATTTGGTACGGTGCGCACCCAGAACGGAGAGAATTTCACATCAACATTTTCGATACCTTTGATCGCTTCGAGCGCTGACTGAATGTCGCCATAACTTTTACCGCGCGACTGCTCCTTGACCTTTTCTTCATCAATGGTTGGACCGACGATGGCATTGGCGGTGATATGAGCGATGAAGTTGCTGCCCTGGCCGCTGAACTGCGCAAACTGCGCGCTATCAACACCATCTTTATAGATCTTTTGCGACTGCTTGCCCTCTAGTTCCTTGTTGGCGGTCGCCTTGAGGTAGGTGCTTAACTCTGATTTTTCGATACCAACCATCGAGGCGGTCACCACTGTTTTAAGCGTCACTGCACCAGTCGCTTCACTATCAACGGCGACACTTGGAGTTGGCGCACTACGCTGTTCTTGGTAGCTTTCTTTGATAGCAACAGTTGATCCGCCGAATGACTGCTCGACCTTGGTGCGGAGAGAGTCGGCCTTTTTTTCGTTCAATAAGTCGCCGGCGCGCTTGACATCATCGCTACTGACCACCGTCACCTCGCGGCTGCTACCGCCTGATGTTTCACCGACAAGGGCAGCGCTAACCCCTGATGGCATTCCCGATACCGAACCACTTTCACCGTTATATTCCGCCCCGATATTGGCAGCCGTCACCATGACGGTTGAACCCGAAGCGTTAGAGCGGCTAAACGTCACCGCGCTATCAGTCGTAAAGGTCATCCCACCGCTCGTACGGATTGATGTCCCGGCCGGAATGGTCTTATCTAGCAGGCTAATGGAATCAGTCGCAACCCGTAGCTTGCCCTTGGCCCGCTCACCAACTTTCTTCTTGCCAGTTGCCGAGAACTCAACGGATAATTCTGCTTTTTGCTCCTGCCGGCGCGCCTTGATCACGTCAGCAGCCGGATCAGTCGTCCCGTCAGTCCTGAGTGTCACTTTCTTATTTACCGTCACCGTTGTTGTCTTGGCCGTGATAATCACTCGCGCGTGCGGTGCGAACCAAATCGCCCATACCAAAAACCCAATGAGTAGCAGCGCGGCAGCGCCGATCAGCAGAAACTTTTTACGAAATAGATTAAAGTTCGGGACTTTTGGTGCTGTCTTGTTCTTGTTAGCGCTATCCGCCGGCTTCGGCGTTTCGTCGTCCTGTTTTTTGGATGAATCAGCGATGGCCGAATCAATCGCTTTATCCGTTTCATTAACAGGTTGCGCGCTCTTTTCTAGCTCGCCGACTGGCAGCTCGCGCCCATCAATGACGTCATTTTCGTCGTCCACCTTCAGTACCGGCACCTCGGCCATCTCTGGTTTGCTCTGGAGTGTCTTGGCCACCGGGATCTTGGCCGCCGCCGCTAGGCCAGACAGAATCGTATCACCGGTGATCAACACCACCCGCTTATCAACCGACGCGGCCGTCCGAGCGATAAGCCGCATATTAACCGCGCTACGCAGCACACCAACTCGCTTGGGCGGCACCAGCGCAATAATCCGTTCCTTTGACGCCTTTACCTTGCCAACAATGGCGGTGATATCATCTTCGACGTCAATGTAAATAACATCTTTATTCATCTATATTTTGAGTAATCGGTTAACTTTATCCATCAAGCCATGAGCGTCTTGATTACTTACCATTGTATCATACCCAACCCGCAGCAGGCCCATTACCGTGATAAACGTATGATCGGTAATATCACCGGTCGTGTCAGTGATACCGATGACATCAGAGGGCTTGATATGCTGAATGGTTGGCTTTTTCGTAAATGGCAACTCCTTGTACCACGGCTGATTGGCCAGTGCATCAACGAGCTGCTGCAAGCTCGCGCCACCGCCACACAGCAAGATCCGGTTCGGCAAATGATCAACGCTGTCAAAATCGCCAAGCGCCAGCTCAACGCCCGACAGCCATACCTCAAGGGTTTTATCAATCGCTTCGTCAAGTTTGCGCTTGAGGGTTGGCTTGATATATTCCTTATCAGTATTTACCTTCAATTTTTCTGCCTCTTTGTAACCCAGATCAAGGTCCGTCGCAATCATCCGCGTAAAGCTCCGTCCACCGATGCCAAACATCTTGGTGCCCTCAACGCCGCCGTCATTGACAACCGCAATGTCAGTCGTGCCACCACCGCAGTCGATCAAGATCGCCGTGAAGTTAGAATTCGCGTCTGTACCGAGCACACTCCGGCTGACTGCAAACGGCTCGGCCGCCACGGCGATTAGCTCCAGTGCTAACTCGTCGGCCACCTTTTCCAGCGCCCCGATATGCACCATCGGCGCAAATGCCGTATAAATCTGCACCGCGACGTCCCGCCCCTGAAAACCGATTGGGTTCGACACCTTGTAGCCATCAATATGAATGCTGACCAATGCTGAGTTAACCAGCTTTACCTCGACGTCCTCGTTGCCAGTTTCCAGTGCAATCTGCGCTTGTGCCTTGCCCTGTGCTCGCTCCTGTACCTTCTCGATGATGAATTCCATCTCAGCAACGTCCAGCGGCTTATCAGGTTGTGGTCGGCGATAGCGAATCGTGTTGGTCACACCCTTGACCAGCTCACTGGCGATACCGATGATCACCCGCTTGGCCTGAACGCCGGCCTTATCCTCGGCCTCGGTCAGCGCCGCCTCGCAATTGGTCACCACACCGGCGATATCAGCAATCGCGCCTTGGTGCATGTCGCCCAGATTCTGCTGCGCCCGACCAACTCCGATGATCTCGATATCATCATCCTTGATCTCGGCGATCAGCGCCTTAATATACTCCGTACCGATGTCGAGACCGACGAGGTACTGGTGTTCATCTTTGTCTGTCTTCTTGAAAAGCCTATCTAACACCATAGTCTTTATGATTATATACCATTTGGGTGTGGATTGGCTAGTTTTGACAAAATATTATTTAGTTGTATAATACATATATGTTTTCTGCATTCCGTCATGATGACGATACTCTATCATACGCTGCGTCACGCAAACTGTCCACCGAACAGCGTGACACCTTAAAAGATGAAATTATCGGATTACATGCTGATACTATTAATAATACCTGTACGCCCAATGCCGTACGCATCACAGGTACATATCGTGAAAAGGATACGGTACTACACCTGGCTGCCCTGAGAGAACTTATCGCCGGCAGCCTGGCCTTTGCTGCCGACCTTGAGCTACGGGAAGGTCAATTCGGAAGACGGCTCGTTCGGCCAAAGCATACACCAACCTGGACAGGCCTCCTTAGTAATAAAGATATCGTGGCCGCCCTGGGTGGAATTGATTCCATCCGTACAAGCGAATACTATACAAACCCCACACGTGAGGTTAGTGACAATACTATATGGCAGTTACTTGATGAAATACCCATGGTAGAGAAGGATCGTCTTACTCGTTTTTGTAGTGAATTTTTTGAACCGGCTGTTGGGCTTGGAATGACTGATGTGATCGCGATTGATACCATACATAAAAAGACGCGGTCAAAACACACTTCAAAACCGCGCACCAAAGAGCGATATGTGCTGCGCAGTAGTAAAGTTCTACGGAAAGTCGGACAGCAAGCAATCAAAGATACCCTCACCGTTGTCGTAAACCCGTATACCGGTGCAGTTGATGCCCAGACAATAATTAGCCCATCAACGACGCACGGGCACCTTCTCCAGACTAATCCAGACACAATAACTGATCGCGCAGTTCAAGCCTGCAAACGGCTCAGCGAGACAATTCGTACAGACAACGACCCGTTTGCTATGTTGGAGCAGCTTGATAGATAGCGCCTTCGGCCCACGCGAGACCCTACTTCTACACAAAACTGAATCAGGAGGCGTCTGCAGCGCCACCCTCACTGAGGACAGCCTTGATACGCCGAATCCCAGCAGCGCTCGCCTCCTCTTTGGTAATTGTAAAGCGTTTGCCACCCTCAGCCAAAATACCCGTGTGTTCAACGTGCGGGCCGCCGCAAACTTCGAAACTAACAATATTGTCGCCTTCACCGATGGAATAGACTTTTACTTTATCGCCGTAGCGCTCGCCAAAGGCGCCGATTGCACCCATTTTTAGCGCCTCGTCAGTCGGATAAACGGCAAAGCTGACTGGTAAATCAGCATCAATCCACGCATTGACCTGATCCTCCACCGCCTGTTTTTCCTCTGGCGTCAATTTATCGTGATTGAAATCAAAACGCAGGCGCTCAGCAGTGA
This region includes:
- a CDS encoding KH domain-containing protein codes for the protein MSTIDQQFVEYVVKALVGHPEDVVVERLIDEKGVLLTLTVNPEDLGRVIGKRGGTAQSLRTLLRALGTKNDARYNLKIVNNDGFTSAKQATAAASDDDSVDNSTDETVENNSSYAENARKELAELDDLDI
- the mltG gene encoding endolytic transglycosylase MltG; this encodes MKKLKIKKRRLWLIIVSAVVAVVGVVLLGSVIWYKQMLRPVSAGARQKISVEIASGDTAQVIAKKLEDKKIIRSAFAMTIYLKLNNVTGTFNKGVYSFTQDQDVASVLKHLLGGKPDRRSVLFYPGATLRDKTSTPAAQKTDVASALKRAGYNDEQITAAFAATYTGTVLKSKPATADLEGYIYGDTYFLPSDATAQQALQRAVSELDRVVAENNLEKKFAARGLSLYQGLTLASIIQRESIGCPGKTTCEDMRRIASVFYNRLKKDMPLGSDVTYHYAADKAGVARSHTLNSPYNTRIHKGLPPGPIASPGLAALNAVADPAQEDYLYFLSGDDNVTYFAKTEAEHKANITAHCAKKCQLP
- the ruvX gene encoding Holliday junction resolvase RuvX, which produces MKAKNFLALDVGEKRIGLAMADSQVRIAVPFGWVANDERVMEELAEIMLRHDISLVVVGYPRNQSGEPTQQTEFVVDFVRRLGQLDIDAEIAYQDESLTSVQAEQRLAGKIKDKGDIDAEAASIILQDYLEVHG